From a single Labrenzia sp. PHM005 genomic region:
- a CDS encoding MFS transporter produces the protein MSTERKTLCVVLLTTLTGWIGFSLPFPIFSHIFLDPAHGIVTADMSTVTRTMLLGSAMALYPLGQMIGAPFLGRLSDKYGRKPVLVACLWLTTLGALILAFGVAAGSIALILIGRLFTGIAEGSLAIVQSIASDISSPRTKARNFAYIGIAIDVGFIIGPIAGGLLSDSALHPMFNVALPFWCGAAVFGANAIMVMAFLSPAGQAEKQTAPARSLRAALTDRSLVPVFALTFATFWAIMIFFDFSAVYFVQVFDTQPALLGVLTALISAPLIASGLVAGKVDEKIGPVKMAYLSLGLLAGGTALFLIPDSLIGLALPVCIICVGINFGQTATSVIASDRAGPGEQGQVMGLYRSITVAAAAISAIIGGLLAGFTPQGPFLTAILAAGLGFLVLNALQSTPAPVTEDA, from the coding sequence ATGTCGACAGAACGGAAAACCTTGTGTGTCGTCCTGTTGACGACGCTGACGGGATGGATTGGCTTTTCTCTTCCCTTCCCGATTTTCAGCCACATCTTTCTGGATCCGGCTCATGGCATCGTGACAGCGGACATGAGCACCGTGACCCGAACTATGCTGCTCGGGTCGGCGATGGCGCTTTATCCGCTGGGTCAGATGATCGGCGCCCCATTCCTAGGCCGTCTGTCGGATAAATATGGCCGCAAACCGGTGCTGGTTGCCTGCCTCTGGCTGACAACACTGGGCGCTTTGATTCTAGCCTTTGGTGTGGCAGCCGGATCCATCGCGCTGATCCTGATTGGCAGGCTGTTCACCGGTATCGCCGAGGGCAGTCTGGCCATTGTTCAATCAATCGCATCCGATATCAGTTCTCCGCGCACCAAGGCTCGCAACTTTGCCTACATCGGTATTGCGATTGATGTCGGTTTCATCATCGGTCCCATCGCAGGTGGTTTGTTGTCGGATTCAGCGCTTCATCCCATGTTCAATGTGGCCTTGCCGTTCTGGTGCGGAGCCGCGGTGTTTGGCGCAAATGCAATAATGGTGATGGCATTTCTGTCTCCGGCTGGACAGGCAGAAAAACAGACTGCACCTGCAAGAAGCCTGCGCGCAGCTTTGACGGACCGGTCACTGGTTCCAGTTTTTGCGCTGACCTTTGCGACCTTCTGGGCGATCATGATCTTCTTTGATTTCTCAGCCGTCTATTTCGTCCAGGTTTTTGACACTCAACCGGCCTTGCTGGGCGTCTTGACAGCCTTGATATCGGCGCCGTTGATCGCCTCGGGGCTGGTCGCCGGCAAGGTTGACGAGAAGATCGGACCGGTGAAAATGGCTTACCTGTCCCTTGGATTGCTTGCAGGCGGCACAGCGCTTTTCCTGATCCCGGACAGTCTGATTGGGCTCGCCCTTCCCGTGTGCATCATTTGCGTAGGGATCAATTTCGGCCAGACGGCCACGTCGGTGATTGCTTCTGATCGGGCAGGCCCGGGCGAACAGGGCCAGGTCATGGGCCTGTACCGGTCGATTACTGTTGCCGCTGCAGCGATTTCGGCAATCATCGGTGGTCTTCTGGCTGGTTTTACCCCGCAAGGACCGTTTTTGACCGCAATTCTGGCCGCTGGCCTAGGCTTTTTAGTTTTGAATGCCCTTCAAAGTACGCCTGCACCGGTAACGGAAGACGCCTAA
- a CDS encoding DctP family TRAP transporter solute-binding subunit → MKKFVIAAAAAASFAMTSGAYAADECGDGEIVIKFSHVVSAQGHPKGEMASALADRINAEMDGKACMQVFPSSQLFDDNKVMEALLLGDVQLAAPSLSKFESYTLKYRLFDLPFLFSNMEAVTTFTKGEKGQELLGAMSDYGFVGLGYVFNGLKQFSANKPLEVPSDAKGLKFRVQTSDVAVAMIEAMGANAQKLAFKEVYGALQTGVVDGQENTWSNIYTKKFFEVQDGTTETNHQLLTYLAVTSQEWLDSLEAGTRDQFLKIFNEVADEYNNRSTEINAQNKAKIIENGGVVRQLTPEQRDEWVNTMKPVWGKFKDDIGQDVIDAAVASNQAS, encoded by the coding sequence ATGAAAAAGTTTGTTATCGCCGCTGCTGCTGCGGCTTCTTTCGCCATGACATCTGGTGCTTATGCTGCTGACGAATGTGGCGACGGCGAAATCGTCATCAAGTTCAGCCACGTTGTGTCCGCGCAAGGCCACCCGAAAGGTGAAATGGCATCTGCTCTGGCGGATCGCATCAATGCGGAAATGGATGGTAAGGCCTGCATGCAGGTGTTCCCGTCTTCGCAGCTGTTTGACGACAACAAGGTGATGGAAGCCCTTCTGCTCGGTGATGTTCAGCTGGCCGCACCGTCGCTTTCCAAGTTCGAATCCTACACCCTAAAGTACCGCCTGTTCGACCTGCCGTTCCTGTTCTCCAACATGGAAGCTGTGACCACATTCACCAAGGGTGAAAAAGGTCAGGAACTGCTCGGCGCGATGTCCGACTACGGTTTCGTGGGCCTTGGTTATGTCTTTAACGGTCTGAAGCAGTTCTCTGCCAACAAGCCACTGGAAGTTCCGTCAGATGCCAAAGGCTTGAAATTCCGCGTTCAGACGTCTGACGTTGCGGTTGCCATGATTGAAGCCATGGGCGCAAACGCTCAGAAACTGGCGTTCAAAGAAGTCTACGGCGCGCTGCAGACCGGTGTTGTGGACGGTCAGGAAAACACCTGGTCCAACATCTACACCAAGAAGTTCTTTGAGGTTCAGGACGGCACCACTGAAACCAACCACCAGCTGCTGACCTACCTGGCAGTGACTTCTCAAGAATGGCTAGACAGCCTGGAAGCTGGTACCCGTGATCAGTTCCTGAAGATCTTCAACGAAGTTGCAGACGAGTACAACAACCGTTCCACCGAGATCAACGCTCAGAACAAAGCCAAGATCATCGAAAACGGCGGTGTTGTCCGTCAGCTGACACCTGAGCAGCGCGACGAGTGGGTTAACACCATGAAGCCGGTTTGGGGCAAGTTCAAAGACGACATCGGTCAGGACGTGATCGATGCTGCGGTTGCATCCAACCAAGCCAGCTAA
- a CDS encoding TRAP transporter small permease, whose amino-acid sequence MSRVGRFVDSLEENIIAIILALMTIVTFSQVVARYGFNSGWGGALELTRVLFAWLILFGMSYGLKIGAHLGVDAVINLLPRPLFRLAALLGAALTVLYALLLFDATWFGSLFGLDHKGATGGAYAYVAKFYKLPIGMEDLKWPVFIQEWFDVKERVPRWIPYIILPIGLLLLAFRAAQAFVLILMGKKDAIIAAHEAEELVAENKDVLKD is encoded by the coding sequence ATGTCCCGCGTCGGACGGTTTGTCGATTCTTTGGAAGAAAACATCATCGCCATCATCCTGGCGCTGATGACCATCGTCACCTTCAGCCAGGTGGTCGCCAGATACGGGTTCAACTCCGGCTGGGGCGGTGCTTTGGAACTCACCCGCGTTCTGTTCGCCTGGCTCATCCTTTTCGGTATGAGCTATGGGCTGAAAATCGGCGCTCACCTCGGCGTGGACGCTGTCATCAATCTTCTGCCGCGTCCGCTGTTCCGTCTCGCCGCTCTCTTGGGCGCAGCGCTGACGGTCCTTTATGCCCTGCTGCTGTTTGATGCCACATGGTTCGGATCACTGTTTGGCTTGGACCACAAAGGAGCCACCGGCGGCGCTTACGCTTATGTGGCGAAGTTCTACAAGCTGCCCATCGGCATGGAAGATTTGAAATGGCCGGTGTTCATCCAGGAATGGTTTGATGTGAAAGAGCGTGTCCCGCGCTGGATTCCCTACATCATCCTACCAATTGGCCTTCTCCTGCTTGCCTTCCGCGCGGCCCAGGCTTTTGTCCTGATCCTCATGGGCAAAAAAGACGCCATCATCGCTGCCCACGAGGCAGAAGAGCTGGTGGCGGAAAACAAAGACGTCTTGAAGGACTGA